In a single window of the Campylobacter iguaniorum genome:
- the ubiE gene encoding bifunctional demethylmenaquinone methyltransferase/2-methoxy-6-polyprenyl-1,4-benzoquinol methylase UbiE has translation MEKQEKIIEMFNQIAPTYDKANRVLSFGVDISWRKNACSLVLENYKNSSIDIVDVACGTGDMMGIWQSMASELGVKINSITGVDPSTGMLEVAKEKFKDFTFITAMADNTGLEDQSADIISISYGIRNVIARNEALKEFNRVLKPGGYVVVLEFTKRNNSGFIPKIRDFYLSKILPKIGGFISKNEEAYTYLPSSIENFLDKKSFCDELREAGFEVQICKGYSFDVSTLFIAKKVK, from the coding sequence GTGGAAAAACAAGAAAAAATCATAGAAATGTTTAATCAAATAGCGCCGACTTACGACAAAGCAAACAGAGTTTTGAGCTTTGGAGTTGATATTAGCTGGAGGAAAAATGCCTGCTCACTGGTGCTAGAAAACTATAAAAATAGTAGCATTGATATAGTCGATGTGGCTTGTGGAACTGGCGATATGATGGGGATCTGGCAAAGTATGGCTAGTGAGCTTGGGGTTAAAATAAACTCCATAACCGGCGTCGATCCAAGTACCGGAATGTTAGAAGTAGCAAAAGAAAAGTTCAAGGACTTTACGTTTATCACTGCGATGGCTGATAATACTGGCTTAGAAGACCAAAGCGCCGATATAATAAGCATTAGCTATGGCATAAGAAACGTTATAGCAAGAAATGAAGCCCTAAAAGAGTTTAACCGCGTTCTAAAACCCGGTGGATACGTCGTAGTGCTTGAGTTTACTAAAAGAAACAATAGCGGATTTATACCAAAAATCAGGGACTTTTATCTTAGTAAAATACTGCCAAAGATCGGCGGTTTCATCAGCAAAAATGAAGAGGCTTACACGTATTTGCCAAGCAGTATAGAAAACTTTTTGGACAAAAAAAGCTTTTGCGATGAGTTAAGAGAAGCTGGATTTGAAGTGCAAATTTGCAAGGGCTACAGCTTCGATGTCAGCACACTTTTTATAGCAAAAAAAGTAAAATGA
- a CDS encoding HlyD family efflux transporter periplasmic adaptor subunit: MKKFLFIILSLAVIILLYFTYKNGGFNGQKEDIFYGNVDTKTVDLSFRFLGQISSIAKEEGDSVKIGEEIARLDDEYLLNSLESVKTNIALEKIKLDKLENGYRKEDIASAKASFEMGMANLAKAKDSFARQEKLIKTNSTSQEAYMNAKSNLEAMRANLALAKAGYEKLQNGYEKADIKAQAELVKSLEIKKQAIELDLKNSIIRSPYNGILQKKYKELGSTVVQNEPVAQIARMDKFFIRAYANEPDLKKLELGEDMLIYSDARDEPYRGRLSFISSVAEFTPKHIQTMELRSELVYRFEIIIDDFDTKLKQGMPVHIKFSNDKSNQSF, from the coding sequence TTGAAAAAATTTCTCTTTATAATCTTAAGCCTTGCTGTCATAATTTTGCTATATTTTACTTATAAAAATGGTGGATTTAATGGGCAAAAAGAAGACATATTTTATGGTAATGTCGATACAAAAACAGTTGATCTATCATTTAGATTTTTGGGACAAATTTCAAGCATTGCCAAAGAAGAGGGCGACAGCGTAAAAATAGGCGAAGAGATAGCAAGGCTTGATGATGAGTATTTGCTAAATTCGCTTGAGAGCGTAAAAACAAATATCGCCTTAGAAAAAATCAAACTTGATAAGCTTGAAAATGGCTATAGAAAAGAAGATATTGCTTCAGCCAAAGCGAGTTTTGAAATGGGCATGGCAAATTTAGCAAAGGCAAAAGATAGCTTTGCTAGACAAGAAAAACTCATCAAAACAAACTCAACTTCACAAGAAGCTTATATGAATGCAAAGTCAAATTTAGAAGCTATGAGAGCAAATTTGGCTCTTGCTAAAGCTGGTTATGAAAAACTCCAAAATGGCTATGAAAAAGCAGATATAAAAGCTCAAGCTGAGCTAGTAAAATCCCTAGAAATCAAAAAACAAGCCATAGAACTTGACCTTAAAAACTCTATCATCAGATCGCCATATAATGGTATCTTGCAAAAAAAATACAAAGAATTAGGCTCGACTGTGGTGCAAAACGAACCAGTCGCACAGATTGCTAGAATGGATAAATTTTTTATCAGAGCTTACGCAAACGAGCCAGACCTTAAAAAGCTAGAGCTTGGAGAAGATATGCTTATATATAGCGATGCTAGAGATGAGCCATATCGTGGGCGTTTGAGCTTTATTTCAAGCGTGGCTGAGTTCACTCCAAAACACATTCAAACTATGGAGCTTAGAAGTGAGCTTGTTTATAGATTTGAGATCATTATTGATGATTTTGATACCAAACTAAAACAAGGTATGCCTGTGCATATTAAATTTAGCAATGATAAAAGCAACCAATCTTTCTAA
- a CDS encoding ABC transporter permease produces MSFRRIFAMAFKESLQALRDPSTALIAVILPMILLFLMGYAVSLDAKNIKFGIVNHSSSTNSKELVSSFVGAGFFDIKFSQTTAKFQKDMQNYELGGFLVIDENLGKFAFEIITDGSDPNTANLINQYATQIIKSWSKETFGVRNLDIQTRFWFNEKLSSRYFAIPGSIAVIMTLIGTLLTSLVVAREWEQGTMECLMSTPISNLEIILGKLIPYFALGMFSVLLCFIIAYFWYEVPFRGSLWVLLALSFIYMLPALCTGLLISTLAKSQFVAAQISILVGFLPAFLLSGYIFEISNMPEILQFMTYAIPARYFVSSLSNIFLVGDTYEIFIKDAICMLGIGFLLLGLVLKISKRSLD; encoded by the coding sequence GTGAGTTTTAGGCGGATTTTTGCTATGGCTTTTAAAGAGAGTTTGCAAGCTCTGCGTGATCCAAGCACGGCTCTTATCGCAGTTATTTTGCCTATGATTTTGCTGTTTTTAATGGGATATGCAGTCTCACTGGACGCGAAAAATATCAAATTTGGCATAGTAAATCACAGCTCAAGCACGAACTCTAAAGAGCTTGTTTCTAGCTTCGTTGGGGCTGGATTTTTTGATATTAAATTTAGTCAAACAACTGCCAAATTTCAAAAAGATATGCAAAATTACGAGCTTGGCGGGTTTCTAGTCATAGATGAAAATCTTGGTAAATTTGCTTTTGAGATTATAACTGACGGAAGCGACCCAAACACCGCAAATCTCATCAATCAATACGCCACCCAAATCATAAAATCGTGGAGTAAAGAGACTTTTGGGGTGCGAAATCTAGATATTCAAACTAGGTTTTGGTTTAATGAAAAGCTCTCTAGCAGATACTTTGCGATACCTGGCTCAATCGCAGTTATTATGACTTTGATAGGCACTTTGCTAACCTCATTAGTCGTCGCAAGAGAGTGGGAGCAAGGTACGATGGAGTGCTTGATGAGTACGCCAATTTCAAATTTAGAAATCATTTTAGGCAAACTTATCCCATATTTTGCACTTGGAATGTTTAGCGTGTTGCTTTGTTTTATTATCGCTTATTTTTGGTATGAAGTGCCATTTCGTGGTAGTTTGTGGGTGCTTTTGGCGCTGAGTTTTATATATATGCTTCCAGCCCTTTGCACTGGACTTCTTATCTCAACTCTAGCTAAAAGTCAGTTTGTCGCAGCACAAATCTCCATACTTGTGGGATTTTTGCCAGCGTTTTTGCTCTCTGGATATATTTTTGAAATCTCAAATATGCCTGAAATTTTGCAGTTCATGACCTACGCTATTCCTGCAAGGTATTTTGTAAGCTCACTTAGCAATATATTTTTGGTCGGTGATACTTATGAGATTTTTATAAAAGACGCTATTTGTATGCTTGGGATCGGGTTCTTGCTTTTAGGGCTTGTGCTAAAAATCTCAAAAAGGAGCCTTGATTGA
- a CDS encoding ATP-binding cassette domain-containing protein: MIKATNLSKSFKNPQIDAIKNLSFEIKKGEITGLVGPDGAGKSTLLRMCAGLLKPSSGSLEVMGHSMPCADFGFLHDTSYMPQLFGLYSDLSCLENLNLYAKLQGLQNSKKRIDELLDFTNLMKFKDRMAGSLSGGMKQKLAFGAALLKKPKLLLLDEPGVGVDPISRKEIWAMARSLEEISIFWATSYMDEARQCDSVILLNEGEIIFNDRPNLIDDLMQNRVFLASFDGDKREFLTTILEHENVLDAYLVGSKIRVVLRNKFDINSSFKMAKFEPVQASFEDAFTYMLGIKTVAHSQLLGVLNKAEEMQGNSLEAKNLCKNFGEFKAASDISFSVKRGEIFGFLGPNGAGKSTTFKMICGLLKPSSGSSFVCGEDISQSKNKIGYMAQKFSLYANLGLLDNLEFFAGIYGLKGKKKDEILNSMIEIFGLKKYAKNKVGELPLGIKQRLALSCSLMHSPAVLFLDEATSGVDPITRKEFWRHINAVSKLGISVMVTTHLMDEAEFCDRVMLIDAGKMIAIGSPDELKQKANCSNMEDAFIALVKEARGEF, from the coding sequence ATGATAAAAGCAACCAATCTTTCTAAAAGCTTCAAAAATCCGCAAATTGATGCGATCAAAAATCTAAGCTTTGAGATAAAAAAAGGCGAAATAACTGGGCTTGTAGGGCCTGATGGTGCTGGCAAAAGCACGCTTCTTAGGATGTGTGCCGGACTTCTAAAACCAAGTAGCGGGAGCCTTGAGGTTATGGGACATTCTATGCCTTGCGCTGATTTTGGATTTTTGCATGATACTAGCTATATGCCCCAACTCTTTGGGCTTTATAGCGATTTAAGCTGTCTAGAAAATCTAAATTTATACGCAAAACTTCAAGGTCTGCAAAATTCCAAAAAACGTATTGATGAGCTTTTGGATTTTACAAATTTGATGAAATTTAAAGACAGAATGGCGGGGAGTTTGTCTGGCGGAATGAAGCAAAAGCTAGCATTCGGCGCTGCTTTGCTTAAAAAGCCAAAGTTGCTTTTGCTTGACGAGCCAGGAGTGGGCGTAGATCCTATCTCAAGGAAAGAAATTTGGGCTATGGCAAGAAGCCTTGAAGAGATTAGCATATTTTGGGCGACTTCATATATGGATGAGGCTAGGCAGTGTGATAGCGTGATTTTGCTAAATGAAGGCGAAATAATCTTTAATGATAGGCCAAATTTGATAGATGATTTAATGCAAAATAGAGTATTTTTAGCTAGTTTTGATGGAGACAAAAGAGAGTTTTTGACGACTATTTTGGAGCATGAAAATGTGCTTGATGCTTATTTGGTTGGCTCTAAGATTAGGGTTGTTTTGCGTAATAAGTTTGACATAAACTCTAGCTTTAAAATGGCTAAATTTGAGCCAGTTCAAGCTAGTTTTGAAGATGCTTTTACATATATGCTTGGGATAAAAACAGTAGCTCACAGCCAGCTCTTGGGCGTTCTTAATAAGGCAGAAGAGATGCAAGGCAATAGCTTGGAGGCCAAAAATCTGTGTAAAAATTTTGGCGAATTTAAGGCTGCGAGCGATATAAGTTTTAGCGTGAAGCGTGGCGAGATTTTTGGATTTTTGGGACCAAATGGAGCTGGCAAATCGACTACTTTTAAGATGATTTGCGGGCTTCTAAAGCCAAGTAGTGGAAGCTCTTTTGTTTGTGGTGAGGATATTTCACAATCCAAAAACAAAATCGGTTATATGGCTCAAAAATTCTCACTTTACGCCAATCTTGGTTTGCTTGATAATCTTGAGTTTTTTGCTGGAATTTATGGTCTAAAAGGCAAGAAAAAAGATGAGATTTTAAACTCAATGATAGAGATTTTTGGGCTTAAAAAATATGCCAAAAACAAAGTCGGCGAGCTTCCTCTTGGTATAAAACAGCGTTTGGCTCTGTCTTGCTCACTCATGCATTCTCCTGCGGTTTTGTTTTTAGACGAGGCGACTAGCGGGGTCGATCCGATTACTAGAAAGGAGTTTTGGCGTCATATAAATGCAGTTTCAAAGCTTGGAATTAGCGTAATGGTGACGACGCATCTTATGGACGAGGCTGAGTTTTGCGATAGAGTTATGCTGATTGATGCTGGAAAAATGATAGCCATAGGCTCACCAGATGAGCTAAAGCAAAAGGCAAACTGCTCAAATATGGAAGATGCGTTTATAGCCCTTGTAAAGGAGGCTAGAGGTGAGTTTTAG
- a CDS encoding CYTH domain-containing protein — MVLEIERKFLLNDTFLQNTLQTDGVEFKQLNITQFYTQISPVNETRYRKSDDQFFKTMKFGKGLIRQEHEIKISKKEYEKALKHAIALPISKTRYEFKLNNLPCNIDVYSDWLCDLAVFEIEFLTQNDAKEFVMPEFLAQNILKEITEDERYKNKNLALFGNPNFNFDYKNSLKMIEKLGEFKLFFPSLISTYDGIRMVLFQIYNAVLSQKLNYLKTKDKASLQSLQNEIYKSLFFLKSFKFAIDERICTKFINIFEEISQKMLNLIEQNFLEEYIEAWQTSSNQVNHFYQNRQILEDEIRLFLSSDEFEETLKEWEILLSDSDKFYISKDGQNCLKSSVAYHLRLLCLGALKSFYSMNNYANLYKNLLNLKITLEYFGDIFVLKTDKLVKKIDKVLKEINFILQSNNFAKMKFDSDKFSTFDKNIKKQIKKIQKKIQTKTQKINGKIHKLSRILKVYYTKEI, encoded by the coding sequence TTGGTTCTAGAAATTGAGCGTAAATTTTTACTAAATGATACCTTTTTGCAAAACACACTTCAAACAGACGGAGTTGAGTTTAAACAACTAAATATAACACAATTTTATACTCAAATTTCACCAGTAAATGAGACTAGATACCGCAAAAGTGATGATCAATTCTTCAAAACTATGAAATTTGGCAAAGGTCTTATCAGACAAGAACACGAGATAAAAATCAGTAAAAAAGAGTATGAAAAAGCGCTCAAACACGCTATTGCCTTGCCTATTTCAAAAACCAGATATGAGTTTAAGCTCAATAATCTACCTTGCAACATAGATGTTTATAGCGACTGGCTTTGCGATTTGGCTGTTTTCGAGATAGAGTTTTTGACCCAAAATGACGCTAAAGAGTTTGTGATGCCAGAATTTCTAGCTCAAAATATCTTAAAAGAAATAACAGAAGATGAAAGATATAAAAATAAAAATTTAGCCCTATTTGGCAATCCAAATTTCAACTTTGACTACAAAAACTCACTAAAAATGATAGAAAAACTAGGCGAGTTTAAGCTGTTTTTCCCAAGCTTGATAAGCACTTATGATGGCATAAGAATGGTTTTGTTTCAAATTTACAATGCTGTTTTAAGCCAAAAATTAAACTACTTAAAAACAAAAGACAAAGCCTCCTTACAAAGCTTGCAAAACGAAATTTACAAATCGCTATTTTTCTTGAAGAGTTTTAAATTTGCCATAGACGAGCGAATTTGCACTAAATTTATCAATATTTTTGAAGAAATTTCTCAAAAAATGCTAAATTTGATCGAGCAAAATTTCTTAGAAGAATACATTGAAGCTTGGCAAACAAGCTCAAATCAGGTGAACCATTTTTATCAAAATAGGCAAATTTTAGAAGATGAGATAAGGCTATTTTTAAGCTCAGATGAGTTTGAAGAAACCTTAAAAGAGTGGGAAATTTTGCTAAGCGATAGCGATAAATTTTATATATCAAAAGATGGTCAAAACTGCTTAAAATCAAGCGTTGCTTATCATTTAAGATTGCTTTGCCTTGGAGCTTTAAAGAGTTTTTATAGCATGAATAATTATGCGAATTTATACAAAAATCTATTAAATTTGAAAATAACTTTGGAATATTTTGGCGATATATTTGTCTTAAAAACAGATAAACTAGTCAAAAAAATAGACAAAGTGCTAAAAGAGATAAATTTCATCTTGCAGTCTAACAATTTTGCTAAAATGAAATTTGATAGTGATAAATTTAGCACTTTTGATAAAAATATAAAAAAACAAATCAAAAAAATCCAAAAGAAAATTCAGACAAAAACGCAGAAAATCAACGGCAAAATTCATAAATTATCAAGAATTTTGAAGGTTTATTATACGAAGGAAATTTAA